The Sinomicrobium kalidii genome contains a region encoding:
- a CDS encoding REP-associated tyrosine transposase, with the protein MSRNYKFHNPEGLYFVSFAVVEWLDVFTRNEYKNLLLESLAFCQKEKGMEIVAWCIMTNHMHLVFRSINGQHPALLLGDFKRFTSKAIVKEIRDNPRESRKEFLLERFKKAAGKSSNVTGYQFWRHDNKPVELWSNKVIQEKIDYIHNNPVDAGFVFRPEDYVYSSAVDY; encoded by the coding sequence ATGAGCAGAAACTATAAGTTCCATAACCCGGAGGGCCTATACTTTGTGAGCTTTGCTGTAGTGGAGTGGCTGGATGTTTTTACCAGGAATGAATATAAGAACCTGCTGTTGGAAAGTCTGGCGTTTTGCCAAAAAGAGAAAGGTATGGAAATTGTGGCCTGGTGCATTATGACCAACCATATGCATTTAGTCTTCAGGAGTATAAACGGGCAGCATCCCGCATTGCTGCTGGGTGATTTTAAACGGTTTACAAGCAAAGCGATAGTAAAGGAAATACGGGATAATCCGAGAGAAAGCAGAAAAGAGTTTTTGCTCGAAAGGTTTAAAAAAGCAGCAGGAAAGTCGTCCAACGTTACCGGATATCAGTTTTGGCGACACGACAACAAACCTGTTGAGCTTTGGAGCAATAAAGTTATACAGGAAAAGATCGACTATATTCACAACAATCCGGTAGATGCAGGCTTCGTATTTCGGCCGGAAGATTATGTTTACAGCAGTGCTGTGGATTATTAG
- a CDS encoding PIN domain-containing protein, translated as MSKAQEIKDATRCNRAAAGVSEEEALKRVEKANLAFPDALVTNYTGLIHNLSLPDAKDCHVLAAAIKTDANVIVTNNTKDFPEDYLASFGLAAKTADDFLTDIIDLNTDQAVKAFKQLVLNRRNPDLNEFEVLDILRKQGLKDTADFLHSQL; from the coding sequence GTGAGTAAAGCTCAGGAAATTAAAGATGCCACACGATGCAATCGTGCGGCAGCGGGGGTAAGTGAGGAAGAAGCTTTAAAAAGAGTAGAAAAAGCAAATTTGGCTTTTCCTGATGCTTTAGTAACAAATTATACGGGATTGATACATAACTTAAGTCTACCGGATGCAAAAGACTGTCACGTCCTGGCTGCTGCCATAAAGACTGATGCGAATGTAATAGTCACCAATAACACTAAAGATTTTCCTGAAGATTATTTAGCCTCTTTTGGCTTAGCTGCTAAAACAGCAGATGATTTTTTGACTGATATTATTGATTTAAATACGGACCAAGCCGTAAAAGCATTCAAGCAATTAGTTTTAAATAGACGAAATCCGGATTTAAATGAATTTGAAGTTCTTGACATTTTAAGAAAGCAAGGACTGAAAGATACAGCGGATTTTCTGCATTCACAGCTTTAG
- a CDS encoding phosphotransferase, which yields MTAFPVTRSTLSAKELGAFIKDRYQLNENFTCELFRTGINHTYFISSGETKYVIRVYSHNWRSEDEITEEIKLLKLLKGNKIAVSFPIQDKNGAFIQKINAPEGTRYVVLFSFAQGGKIRFMDKETCYSIGSLMAKIHSFPLNKAIDRISYNKQSLVALPYEHLKQFFPEELAEMEFIKAFGESFRDSDFDNVRKGVVHMDIWYDNMAVVNEKEITIFDFDFCGNGWQVLDIAYFCKQLFFIESDKKQYESKIQSFLNGYQKVRALSDNELRLIPKAGASVFVFYLGVQARRFDWSNIFLTENYLKMFVGRIKSWLDYYKEKEITVADN from the coding sequence ATGACAGCATTTCCGGTTACAAGGTCTACACTTTCCGCAAAAGAATTAGGAGCGTTTATAAAAGACCGATATCAGTTAAACGAAAACTTCACTTGTGAATTATTCAGGACAGGAATAAATCACACTTATTTTATTTCCTCAGGCGAAACAAAATATGTCATACGAGTTTATAGCCATAATTGGAGGTCTGAAGATGAAATTACCGAAGAGATAAAACTGCTAAAGCTTCTGAAAGGAAATAAAATAGCGGTCTCTTTTCCAATTCAGGATAAAAACGGAGCATTCATTCAAAAAATAAATGCACCTGAAGGAACCAGGTATGTAGTGCTTTTTTCATTTGCTCAAGGCGGCAAAATCCGGTTTATGGACAAAGAGACCTGTTACTCCATTGGTTCGTTAATGGCAAAAATTCACAGCTTCCCTTTAAACAAAGCCATTGACCGGATTTCTTATAACAAACAATCACTTGTAGCATTGCCTTATGAGCATTTAAAACAATTCTTCCCCGAGGAATTAGCAGAAATGGAGTTCATTAAAGCGTTTGGTGAGTCTTTCCGGGATTCAGATTTCGACAATGTTCGAAAGGGAGTCGTACATATGGATATCTGGTATGATAACATGGCTGTCGTCAATGAAAAGGAAATTACAATTTTCGACTTCGATTTTTGTGGAAACGGATGGCAGGTTTTGGATATTGCATATTTCTGCAAACAATTATTTTTCATAGAATCTGACAAAAAACAATATGAATCAAAAATTCAGAGTTTTCTGAACGGCTACCAAAAAGTCAGGGCGTTATCGGATAATGAACTCAGGCTAATCCCTAAAGCCGGGGCTTCTGTTTTTGTTTTTTATCTCGGAGTACAGGCACGGAGATTTGATTGGTCGAACATATTCCTGACTGAAAACTACCTCAAAATGTTTGTCGGAAGAATAAAATCCTGGCTTGATTATTATAAGGAGAAAGAAATAACTGTGGCTGATAACTAA
- a CDS encoding type II toxin-antitoxin system VapC family toxin: protein MDKVLIDTDVLMDFFFDRKPFSEYSTQILNLCAEKQLEGYTTPVIISNVYYLLRKTAKHNIIVEKIKQLLSIIEIINMDKNAVLNALNSDFKDFEDALQNFSAIENGKIKIVLTRNLKDFKKSKLAILTPEIYLKGKASG from the coding sequence ATGGATAAAGTTCTGATCGATACTGATGTTTTAATGGATTTCTTTTTTGACCGAAAACCATTTTCAGAATATTCTACGCAAATTTTAAATCTTTGTGCGGAAAAACAATTAGAAGGATATACTACGCCTGTAATAATTTCCAATGTTTACTATTTACTAAGAAAAACAGCAAAACACAATATAATTGTAGAAAAAATAAAACAACTTTTAAGTATTATTGAAATTATCAATATGGATAAAAATGCCGTATTAAATGCTCTTAACTCTGATTTTAAAGATTTTGAAGATGCACTACAAAATTTTTCTGCAATAGAAAACGGAAAAATCAAAATTGTCCTGACCAGAAACTTAAAAGACTTTAAAAAAAGTAAACTGGCTATCCTGACACCAGAAATATATTTGAAAGGAAAAGCCAGTGGCTAA
- a CDS encoding DUF6364 family protein, whose translation MNTKLTLTIEREIIERAKNYAKEKNRSLSDIIENYLKILTEKDQKNKDKKLNPIVESLKGSFRMPKDMDYKKELRNRLEKKYL comes from the coding sequence ATGAATACTAAACTGACATTAACAATTGAAAGAGAGATCATTGAGCGCGCCAAAAATTATGCGAAAGAAAAAAACAGAAGTTTATCCGATATTATCGAAAACTATTTAAAGATCCTTACCGAAAAAGATCAGAAAAATAAAGATAAAAAACTCAACCCAATAGTGGAATCGTTAAAAGGTTCTTTTAGGATGCCAAAGGATATGGATTATAAAAAGGAACTGAGAAATCGTTTAGAAAAAAAATACTTATAA
- a CDS encoding GNAT family N-acetyltransferase: MEIKLQTKRLLIRPVSVSDLEKIHELHSLPETDRFNTLGIPENISQTESIVKDWIEKNEQDKDLTFKVELIENKEFIGLISLIFGKPKFKTAEVWYKFHSDFWNKGYATESLHKILDFGFNELKLHRIEAGCAVDNAGSIRVLEKAGMTREGRKRKVLPLKNGWSDNFEYAILSTDYLISKK; this comes from the coding sequence ATGGAAATTAAACTACAAACCAAACGATTACTTATAAGGCCTGTTTCGGTATCAGACCTGGAAAAAATTCACGAATTACATTCACTTCCCGAAACCGACAGGTTCAATACGCTGGGAATTCCCGAAAACATAAGTCAAACCGAAAGCATAGTTAAGGATTGGATTGAAAAAAACGAACAGGATAAGGATTTAACATTTAAGGTTGAATTAATTGAAAACAAAGAATTTATCGGATTGATTTCATTGATTTTCGGTAAACCGAAATTTAAAACTGCCGAAGTATGGTATAAATTTCACTCTGATTTTTGGAATAAAGGTTATGCAACGGAATCCTTACATAAAATTTTGGATTTCGGATTTAACGAACTTAAACTACACCGGATTGAAGCCGGATGTGCGGTGGACAACGCAGGAAGTATCCGTGTTTTGGAAAAAGCCGGAATGACAAGAGAAGGAAGAAAGAGAAAGGTATTGCCGCTTAAAAACGGTTGGTCTGACAATTTTGAATATGCGATTTTATCAACGGATTACCTAATAAGTAAAAAATGA